A window of Actinopolymorpha sp. NPDC004070 contains these coding sequences:
- a CDS encoding carboxyl transferase domain-containing protein, whose protein sequence is MLDPGSLELLTPEDRSGMLAVTGTVDGTPVVAFCSDPTIQGGAMGHEGCDVVVRAYDRALSDGVPVIGLWHNGGARLAEGVLSLHAVGRIFHAMTRASGRIPQISVVLGPAAGGAAYGPALTDVVVLGPEGRIFVTGPDVVRSVTGEDVDMLRLGGPEPHGRRSGVVHVVTDSEQAALDEGRRLAGLLGAQGELDTSSVTDADLSDLLPDSPRRAYDVHPLIDHLLDEGTALELHPRWAPNIVTTLGRFAGRTVGVVANNPLRLGGCLDSTSAEKAARFVRMCDAFGVPLVVVVDVPGYLPGVGQEWDGVVRRGAKLLHAFGEAVVPRVTLVTRKAYGGAYIAMNSRALGATKVLAWPTAEIAVMGSVAAIRILHRRRLAEVEPAVRPRVETELAAEHEQLVGGLDKALSIGVIDEVVEPALTRSRLAAALAEAPDKRGAHGNIPL, encoded by the coding sequence CTGCTCGACCCGGGCAGTCTCGAACTCCTCACACCCGAGGACCGAAGCGGCATGCTCGCCGTCACCGGCACCGTCGACGGCACTCCCGTCGTCGCCTTCTGCTCCGACCCGACCATCCAGGGCGGTGCGATGGGTCACGAGGGCTGCGACGTCGTGGTGCGGGCGTACGACCGTGCGCTGTCCGACGGCGTACCCGTCATCGGCCTGTGGCACAACGGCGGCGCCCGGCTCGCCGAGGGCGTGCTGTCCCTGCACGCCGTCGGCCGGATCTTCCACGCCATGACGCGGGCGTCCGGCCGGATCCCGCAGATCTCGGTGGTGCTCGGCCCCGCGGCCGGAGGTGCGGCGTACGGTCCGGCGCTCACCGACGTGGTGGTGCTGGGGCCGGAGGGCCGCATCTTCGTCACCGGCCCGGACGTCGTCCGCTCGGTCACCGGCGAGGACGTCGACATGCTCCGGCTCGGCGGTCCGGAGCCGCACGGGCGCCGGTCCGGCGTCGTGCACGTCGTCACCGACTCCGAGCAGGCCGCGCTCGACGAGGGCCGCCGGCTGGCCGGTCTGCTCGGCGCGCAAGGAGAGCTTGACACCTCCTCGGTGACCGACGCCGACCTGTCCGACCTGTTGCCGGACTCACCGCGCCGGGCGTACGACGTTCATCCCCTGATCGACCACCTGCTCGACGAGGGCACCGCGCTCGAACTCCACCCGCGCTGGGCGCCCAACATCGTCACCACGCTGGGCCGGTTCGCCGGGCGCACGGTCGGCGTCGTCGCCAACAACCCACTCCGGCTGGGCGGCTGCCTGGACTCCACGTCCGCGGAGAAGGCCGCGCGGTTCGTGCGGATGTGTGACGCGTTCGGCGTACCCCTCGTGGTGGTCGTGGACGTGCCCGGCTACCTGCCCGGCGTCGGCCAGGAGTGGGACGGCGTGGTGCGGCGGGGCGCGAAACTGCTGCACGCGTTCGGGGAGGCCGTCGTCCCGCGGGTAACGCTGGTGACCCGGAAGGCCTACGGCGGTGCGTACATCGCGATGAACTCGCGTGCGCTCGGCGCGACGAAGGTGCTCGCCTGGCCGACCGCGGAGATCGCGGTGATGGGCTCGGTCGCCGCGATCCGCATCCTGCACCGCCGCAGACTGGCCGAGGTCGAGCCGGCGGTCCGCCCGCGGGTCGAGACCGAACTCGCCGCCGAGCACGAACAACTCGTCGGCGGCCTCGACAAGGCCCTGTCGATCGGGGTGATCGACGAGGTGGTCGAGCCCGCGCTCACCCGTAGCCGGTTGGCCGCGGCTCTTGCCGAGGCGCCGGACAAGCGCGGCGCGCACGGCAACATCCCGCTGTGA
- a CDS encoding beta-ketoacyl-[acyl-carrier-protein] synthase family protein, with amino-acid sequence MSTKVVVTGLGATTPLGGDVPSTWDGLLAGRSGAKALTAPEYADLPSRIAAPAAIEPGEVLRRVEARKMDRYQQFAVIAAREAWSDSGLEKDEVPGERLAVSIASGIGGLISLLDTYDVLRTKGPRHVTPFTIPMLMPNGGAALVGLEFGAKASVQTPVAACASGNEAIRHGLDLIHSGKADVVVVGGAEAIIHPLPMAAFGAMMALSRRNDDPEHASRPFDKSRDGFLLGEGAAVMVLESAEHAERRGARVYAEIAGAGASADSHHIVQPDPDAKGNTAAMAEALDNAGIAPGEVTHINAHATSTSVGDLAEAAGIRAVLGDAADDVVVTAPKGALGHMLGAAGVAECIATVLSLYHRIVPPTANLVDVDERVNLDIAVEPRKLPDGTLTALNNSFGFGGHNLTIAVRSV; translated from the coding sequence ATGAGCACCAAAGTTGTCGTCACCGGCCTGGGCGCCACCACGCCGCTCGGCGGTGACGTCCCCTCGACCTGGGACGGCCTGCTGGCCGGACGGTCGGGAGCGAAGGCCCTGACCGCGCCGGAGTACGCCGACCTGCCCTCCCGGATCGCGGCACCGGCCGCGATCGAGCCCGGCGAGGTACTTCGCCGGGTCGAGGCCCGCAAGATGGACCGCTACCAGCAGTTCGCGGTGATCGCCGCCCGCGAGGCCTGGTCCGACTCCGGGCTGGAGAAGGACGAGGTTCCCGGTGAGCGGCTGGCCGTCTCGATCGCCTCCGGCATCGGCGGCCTGATCAGCCTGCTCGACACCTACGACGTACTGCGGACCAAGGGCCCCCGCCACGTCACGCCGTTCACCATCCCGATGCTCATGCCCAACGGCGGCGCGGCCCTGGTGGGCCTGGAGTTCGGGGCGAAGGCCAGCGTGCAGACACCGGTGGCCGCCTGCGCGTCCGGCAACGAGGCCATCCGGCACGGGCTGGACCTCATCCACTCCGGCAAGGCCGACGTCGTGGTGGTCGGCGGCGCGGAGGCGATCATCCATCCGCTGCCGATGGCGGCGTTCGGGGCGATGATGGCGCTGTCGCGGCGCAACGACGACCCCGAGCACGCCTCCCGGCCCTTCGACAAGTCCCGCGACGGGTTCCTGCTCGGCGAGGGCGCCGCGGTGATGGTGCTGGAGTCCGCCGAGCACGCCGAGCGGCGTGGCGCGCGGGTGTACGCCGAGATCGCCGGCGCCGGCGCGTCGGCCGACAGCCACCACATCGTGCAGCCGGACCCCGACGCCAAGGGCAACACGGCCGCCATGGCCGAGGCTCTCGACAACGCGGGGATCGCACCCGGCGAGGTCACCCACATCAACGCGCACGCCACCTCCACCTCCGTCGGCGACCTCGCCGAGGCGGCCGGGATCCGGGCCGTGCTCGGGGACGCGGCCGACGACGTGGTGGTGACCGCACCCAAGGGGGCGCTCGGGCACATGCTCGGCGCGGCCGGCGTCGCCGAGTGCATCGCCACCGTGCTGTCGCTCTACCACCGGATCGTCCCGCCCACCGCGAACCTGGTGGACGTCGACGAGCGGGTGAACCTCGACATCGCCGTGGAGCCGCGCAAGCTTCCCGACGGCACCCTCACCGCCCTGAACAACTCGTTCGGGTTCGGTGGTCACAACCTCACGATCGCCGTCCGGAGCGTCTGA